The DNA window GTTTCTCCCTTTATTTCTTCCCGACTTGGTTGCAATTATTTATTGTTCACGCACACTCGGTCACAAGACTCACAGCTCATCGGCTACTCCTATTGTAGAAATCTCAAGTTGTGGCATCTCTCGTCGCTAACGGGGGAGGAACAGTAGGAAAGCATGTTGAGAAGAAGAGTTTGGCCGCTGCAAACAATCAGATGTAAGcttctgcaatttttttttatttttttcctgccTTTTCTCTTATGAAGAAAAGGGTAAGGTTAAACCTGAACAGTATTTCTATTTCCGGTGTAAGATTCCGTTTTGATGGTAGCATCTTTCACCCATCAAACATGCGAATATGCCCTCCCCACCATCCATCCATATTCGTCTCTCTCGGTCTCTCTATAATCTATATTATTAGTATTTCCATatgattttcaattttaaaaagatttaaaaaaaatttaaaaaagaaaaaaagattatttgtTTTCTGAGAAGCAAAGACAAAATGGAGGGAGATCTGGTAGCAGTGGCGTTGCCGGCAGCAACGGTGGTGGTGATATTAGTTAAAAGTGGTTGTGCGTCTTCGCAGTTAGCGCACCCATAAACTTACTCTTAGCGGACCTGTAATGCGCCTCGTATATTTTTTGTACATTGGTGGGTGCAGAAACGAGAACAACCTTGGTGCAGCCACATCTTTCGGAATCTCAGCTTCACCATCTTTGTTTCATCAAGGTACGCATGACTTCCAACTTTTGTGTgcatttttgtgtgtgtgtgtgtgtgtgtgtgtgtgtgtgtgtgagagagagagagagagagagagagagagagagagagagagagagagagagacctatcTCCTATCGATCTCCTGCCAGTGTTGATCATTCATTTGATATGGATCTGCTTTggtttttgttgatgattgtaCTGTTTGCTGTTGTTTGTATGGTTTGGATTTCGGAAGAGTAGGTAAGAGATGGTGTGAAGGAGAGAAAGCGTTtccattgaagaagagaagagggagcTTTGAGAGGAGGTTAACCGACAATACGAtaatggagaaagagaagaaaatgaaaactaaagTGAGAAGCAAGGTAGCAAAGAAATGGGTTCAtgaaaacgaagaagaagacgacgatgaTGAAAAACATGGAGAAGTACTGCGACAACGAGGAAGAGAAGATGGGGTGGTGAACAGTAAAGgtggaaagaagagaggaaatggAGGTTTGATAATGGAGGGTTCTAGGTGTAGCCGTGTCAATGGAAGAGGCTGGAGATGTTGTCAACAGACCCTCGTGGGTTACTTTCTATGCGAGCACCACTTGGGTAAGGGACGACTTAGAAGCATGAGCAGTGTTCGTAACCGTGCTTCCACCATTGCTAATAATAATAGACCTAATCATAAGAAGCTGGAAGATGAAAGTGGGTTGTTatcgtcatcgtcatcttcGACTAGTAATACTCAGTGTTTGAATAAGAGCTTAGACAAGGAGTCGCTggaagaagacgacgacgataaagaagaagatgagaagccATTGAAGAAGATTGGTATGGTTAAGGCTCGATCTATAAGAAGCTTGCTTGGCCAAACGCTTCTAGCACCAGCGGTAACCCTACGACAATCTTCTAATCCTATTGGACATAACATGGTAGCATGAATGATATATGACCTGTATGAATCATATGCTGATTGTATGAAAAACCTTAACACCTATGTATACTGATTCCGGTGTGGACCTGGATCGATTCATTGGGACCAATCCGAATCTCAATTCCGGATTTTTATTAAACACTATTGAGAGGTGAGTAGTACACTTATGAGTCCGGATCACTTCCCACACAGGGAGAGGAGTTACCCTCCCGACATGGGATCACATCATTCAAAGAGTTTCTCaatcatgaataaaaaaaattaatgcatCATTGACTTGTGATCTAATACCTTATGAATAGTGAGATCCCATGTGGTGAGCAAAGAGGATTTAGACTCAATACTCATGTAACCCTTTGAATGAAATGAAAACTACCATTTGAGCTGGGTATTAATTTattcggacgtcctaagttcaatTCTCCTTAGGTACACCTTGAACCATTCACACAAGGTGTTTAGTGCTATTCATTaatttcagtgaaagttgaatgattttcatttaATCCTAATATGATCCGGTCTATGTGATTATGGGATTAATATAGACCCGTGAAATTAGTCACCGATATAAAACAATGGACACGTAACATGTAGGACGTTCATCCTCCATCTAATTGGAAACAACATGTGGTGGCAGATAAAGAGGAACTGAAAATGAATTCAGATTCTCTAAGCCATCATAACATACGGCATAGCTataaacaattgagattttgtTTCACTGGTAACTACCCATGTGGGTGGATAATCCAAACCCACTGaagtttataattttttttttaaagtacatTTGACCCAATAAGAATCACTAAAACTAGtcattaattttcaatttatattGTGAAATATCCTTCTCGTTCCCCGAGTTAATCGTTTCCGGAAGTTCACAAACGGTCTTTGCTGGGTCGGGTTGAAGTTGGATGACAGCTTTAGTTTGGCATGTTGCAACAAAAATCACCTTAGACCTAAACGCTTTTAAGACGTCCCACTCTCTTGATGACTAATGAAAGCATTTTATGGAAAGTCCCATCGTCCCCCACCCCCATCCCGCCCCTCATTGTCCTTTTATTGTGAAAAGGACGGCGGACGATGCCAAACAGCCGGGAGGGGGTGTGAATAATCCGGACAAGTGGCAGGCGTCAGATTGTCGAGAGACTGATCATATTAATCAGGGCCCACTAAATGAATGGCTATGCAATTTATGAGGTGGTGGGGCATTCCCTTCTGTCGTGGACCTTGTGGTCAAAGTGGATTTTTTGTTCTGCTTTACCTAAAAAAATCACATGGGAAGTGTCCTTCTacccccaccaaaaaacaaagacaaaaagGCTATGTCCGATCTAAGCACCCGTATACTCTCCGGCACTGGACGGGGTCAGTATCTCAGGGTTAGAAGCCTTTTTGGATTTGTGGTTAGGTGTTACCTGTtgttcaaagtttcaaaatgttTTATTTACCGAAACGGTGTGGGTATGTTGGATTTTGTGTtgttcaaagtttcaaaatatttcaCTTAGTATTACGGTATAGGTGTTAGTGTGGATCTACATTTATATATAGGTATATAGATGCATTCATATGTATATAAGATTGTTTGTATATATACAAACATGTGTGCAAGAACATTTATATACTTATAGACATATCGATATATGAATTAATATATCCATTCGTGAAAAAGGTCTattgtttatatatattatagatggtttgaaaatttgaaagggTTTTTAACAAGTGTTTTTGTTCTTTCAACTTTATGTTCTGTTCTTTCGAGTCTTTTGTTTCTCTGATAATAAATATAGCCTTCGAACTTCTTTCTGTAATCATATATTAGAGGGTACCTTATGTGATTGGGAGTTGTTTTACCTTGGAGGTATAAAAGCAAATGGTCAATCAAGTTGCACAATTAATGgagtttaaaaaaatttaaggatAGTATCATTCTGACCCACTCAAATTATGCTTGTTCATGATTCAAGAAGACAATGCTATGAATTTATATATCAGTTGGTGTAAATACAACATATCCTAATAAGTCTTATACTCTAaccatatttattttcttacattGCCGGCCACTGTATGCTCACTATACCTCATCCAatgctggagaggatctagatCCCCAATCCACTTAGTTGTGCCAcattgattgatgattgataatGTGATAATTTTAATCAATAGATATTGGAGCCGGCTCTTCTGTGGCACAACAGGAGTGTTAGCACACGTCTAACGGCCTAGAGCACCCTAGCACTGACCTCAACACATGGGCACACACCTCGAGGTGCTCCAATCCGTCAGATATGTGCTGCCACCTCTGTTGTGCCACAGAGGAGCCCATTCCATAAATATTTAAAGAACAGTTTAGAATTAGGGTGTCAACGGATCAATTTGGTCAAGTTGAATCAATTTTGGTATGTTTTATTTGACCAATTTAAAACCAAACcgttaccctttttttttctagttcagtttgatttctagtcttttattattattattattattattgttatttacGTAGATTTATAATCAGATTGTATCTGGTTCGGTCTATTCCAATTTTGTGTTTACATGTGTGCCAAAGAAAATTAATGGAAAAATCCTggtttgttttgaattttgatttcttatGGGAGTATTATCAGTCTAAGTTCGGTTtctaattggtttggtttcaatagTGGTTGGTCTAAGCTGAACTAATCGTTTTCGTTCAATCCTAGGCAGTTTGGGCTGAACTTTGACACCCTTATTCTGGATTCTAGAGTGGTCACTTGTGAAATCGAATACTTAAATGTAATCATATACCTTTTTGTTTATTGTCATGTACCTTAGTGATCTAAGCATTATCATACACATTTTTCATAATCCTGAAATATTGCTaagttgaattgaattgaaacttgacatgtgaacaaTATACCTTCGGATAAACCTCTCTACAAATTCTACCACTGTCAGACTTGCTCCACGGTACATATTGATGAGCCATCTATAGATATACTATATAGAAAGTTCCTCCATAAAGCCTACTTCCACAAACCAAAAGAAGTGTGGAATGTATTCGAAGAAGGATAATATTAGATTGGATTTTCTTATTGTAGGCCCATTCCTAACATtgtgaaaaggaagaaaaaaaaaaaggaNNNNNNNNNNNNNNNNNNNNTGACTCCTGGTGGTTCTAACCTAATATATGTGGGTAGAAAGAAGAAAGCCCAGCCATCATGGGGTCGAGAACATGTTTTTTGGTGTCTCTAGATATGGGGTATAAGCAGAAGGGGAAATTTTGTTAGTCCCCTAAACATAAACTCCAGTAAGTCTTTTATTCCTTAATTGGGTGTCTTTTTGGCAATGATGCCCACCCATTTACCCCtttttttcagttttagacTGCTAAATACATCAGATTTCCTGAAAAGGATCCAACCAGATGAGTTAACTTTGACTCCTGGTGGTTCTAACCTAATATTTGTGAGTAGAAAGAAGAAAGCCCAGCCATCACGGGGCCCACTGCATCATATGAGTAGGCCATTTCGTTGTTAATGCCTCTCATGGAGAAGATAAGGAGATGAAATTCTGGGACTCTAAAGTTGTGGGAGGAGAcagaaattttgtttttttttttttttttggctttaaaaaaaatttgtttctttattctttgAAGAAAGAGGGAATCCCGTGACACAATACATTTGTTGGTTTCTGACTTCCTGTATCTTTATTACAGAAACCAGACCTAATCATGGTGCCTTGATACTAAGAATCACAACTTAGTAATGGTATAACCAAAGCTTATCCTTCTTCAAAgccaaaaaatgattctaaaaGGCCCCCCTCCCAATCTCTGCAATAGATGGATTTAGATGAATTCTGATGCCTGGATGGAGGGGGACCATGAGAGTCCAACCCGTATCTGAATCGGGTCTAGTCCATTCTAATTCAATTCCATTCCAGATCAGCCCGGATCGGTCATATTCTGCCAGAACCCTGCAAACAGAGTGTAAATCAGCCATTCTGGATCAAGAGGAATCGGGATCTCGGCCGATCCTGTTCAGATTTTTGAATTCATTTATGTGCCCATTCGTCCAGGCGGTTCAAATATATCAGAATAAGCCTCCTGGACATTTTgcttaacccccccccccccatggaAGATCCTACCAGATGAATAGGATCCAAACCATTCATTAGATGGATTCTTTCATGACCCCAGTCCTATAGGTTCTATAATCTATTCTTCAGATGTTCAGGCCTTAATGCAAATTTTTTCTGAAATCTATGGCCATGTAATCTGGTAACCTGGGCTGCATCAACCATCAATGGGTAGTAAATACAGATGATGCCCTGCAGCTCTAACCAACCAAAATGAGGGATGTACCAGTCAACTCTTATCAGTTGGCTAAGGGAATCCTGTAATACGCACATTATTGACATTAATCACAAATGTCTAtaaatttgttatatttttttcacaggatggaagaaaaatgaaagaacttGCCAATGTAAGAAACTAGCAGAGAGATATACCACAAAGTGTCAAGGTTCCAATTGTGTGCATAGAAGGCAAGTAATTACTAATAAAACAATCTTCAAACTGTCAGGATCACACATTCAATATAAGAAGTTTTCCATTCCATCTTCCATTGTCTGAGTTTGTTTCTTTGTATCCTCCCTGTCTTTCCTTGGGAAGGTAGCTtatcttccttttttgtttGTTCATTTGCTTCAAATTTTATATACACTAATGACACCAAGGAATCAAAACtacaaaacaagatttttttttttttttttttaatttatttgatttCAGACAGTAGGAACAGAATTGGCCTTCCCAACATTTCTTCCACAAAGTAACAAACACCTGGGTGAAAAGAAGCGAGAACATCTACCATCAAGCTCATATTGTCTAAACCTACgatacaacatccaaaacctttcCCACTCAAGAAAGACCGAGAACCTTTCCAGTGGTGATGTCGACATCAATGTCAAAGAAACAGGGGCGTGTTGGGAGCCCTGGCATTGTACTCATAGCCCCAACCAAAGGATAGATGAATCCAGCTCCAATGCTGGCCCTGACATCCCTGATCGGTAACACAAATCCGGATGGTGCTCCCTTCTCAGATGGGGTGTGGGAGAATGAATACTGGGTTTTTGCCATGCAAATAGGCAGACCAGAAAATCCTTGCTTGCTGTACATCTCAATTTGTTTCTCCGCCTAAACAAAAAGGGATAACTCATATCAGTATAGTGCAACCTATAACACAGAAATTGCAAATGCAGTTAGACCAGAGATCTACCTGCTCTGAGTATTCAACACCAGCTGCACCATAGGACCTTGCTATTGCCTCTATTTTCTCTTTGATGCTAATGTCCAAAGGATACAGAAACTTCAACGGCTGTGTCACATTCTCGCAGGCTCTTTGAACGGCAACACCAAGGTCAACCTAaatttttttgccaaaagtTAACCAGTTGAAGCAATCAATCTATTTGTGGGCTTAGTGTGTGGCCAATATAGAGAAGCTAGCCACAAGTCAATGGTCAAGTTAACACATTGGCcctttgattttgatagtgcttcgcagaaaaaatagaaatg is part of the Macadamia integrifolia cultivar HAES 741 chromosome 9, SCU_Mint_v3, whole genome shotgun sequence genome and encodes:
- the LOC122088564 gene encoding uncharacterized protein LOC122088564, encoding MRIRKRWPLPPPPPTLPPPPPPSSPPPVKVTPDLPCTRPLDPQSQSLGGDGGGGVGGGLYSLADLSVHVSNRQSTSPPHDSPNPSLRQRPDLQLTIVRGTNGWICAGTGRDVNPEGRADSNCSCLHLVPSPPTHLQKSQVVASLVANGGGTVGKHVEKKSLAAANNQINENNLGAATSFGISASPSLFHQGKRWCEGEKAFPLKKRRGSFERRLTDNTIMEKEKKMKTKVRSKVAKKWVHENEEEDDDDEKHGEVLRQRGREDGVVNSKGGKKRGNGGLIMEGSRCSRVNGRGWRCCQQTLVGYFLCEHHLGKGRLRSMSSVRNRASTIANNNRPNHKKLEDESGLLSSSSSSTSNTQCLNKSLDKESLEEDDDDKEEDEKPLKKIGMVKARSIRSLLGQTLLAPAVTLRQSSNPIGHNMVA